The genome window GCCTGAAGGGAAATATGTTCACCTGCTATACCCAAATCAAGCACATGGAAAGGTATTCTCTGCAGTTTCCCTCCAATAGTATGAGCAAGGATATTTGTCTCAGCAATAATAATGATAATAACAGGCGCGGAAAAAGCCCATTTTGTATGTTTGTATATTCCGCCTGTAACTTGTTTGAGGAAATCATCTTTTACTTCGGGATCATCTAAAACTAAAAAACGCCATGGCTGAATATTTTCAGCAGAAGGCGCAAGGCGTGCAGCTTCTATACAGCAGAGGATTTTTTCCCGTTCCACTTTTTTATCCGAATAGGCCCTGATACTTCTACGCTTCTTCACTGCGCTTATAA of bacterium contains these proteins:
- a CDS encoding nitroreductase family protein, producing MIKDCEIISAVKKRRSIRAYSDKKVEREKILCCIEAARLAPSAENIQPWRFLVLDDPEVKDDFLKQVTGGIYKHTKWAFSAPVIIIIIAETNILAHTIGGKLQRIPFHVLDLGIAGEHISLQAAELGLGTCWIGWFNRKKAQRELKLPGKFNVYSLMALGYPDTQKRSADRKFLPLEDIVAFNSPSNLKRRRR